The genomic DNA CCAATAATAGCTCCCAGGATAATTCTTCCAATCATAACAATCTTCCTTTTATCTCATATATTCTACATCTTGGGGTAACATAAGTCAAGTAAAAGTAAATATACTAAAAAGCAATTGGTTTTCCAGTAATCATTATAATAAATCCCAATGCCCAAATCCAAATGTCCAACAAATGTCTCATATTCAATGTCCAATTTTGTCATTGGGATTTGGACATTGGACATTTTAGTTCGTGCTTTGGATTTAGTGCTTTCTTTCATTTTAACTTCCTTTCCTGTTCTCGTCTACCTGAACACATACCATCATAAAATACGCCACTTTATTTACCATTTTATCCTCCAACCATCTTTTCCACTGCCCTTTTAAATGCATCTGGGGAGGAAGAAAGTGATGGTGTGTAGCATCTCTCTTGATAAAGGATATCTTTTAATTTAACCTTAGCATTAATCAGGGCGGTTATTTCATTAATCACACCCTTTGTATCCTCCTCTGAGATAACCTGTGCTCCAATCAACCTGTCTTCTATGGCAAACAGCTTTACCACCATTTCCTTACATTCAGGATAATATCCCTCTCTTGTCCTGCCGGTTACCTTCTTTGTAATTGGTTTAATCCCTATCCTTTGTGCCTCAAGGCCTGTAATTCCCACCGAACCAATCTCAAGCCCTCCAATAAAGGTAATAGATGGAGAAAGGGAATCTAATACTCCTTGTGGATTTTCTCCCAGGATACTTTCTGTAGCTACCCTTGCCTGCAAAACAGCAGGTTCAATCAAAGGACAAAGGCATAGGCTTCCTGTAATCTTATCTCTTACTTCTATGCAGTCTCCAAGGGCATAGACATTAGAAAGAAACCTTCCATTTGCTCTAACATGCAGGGTATCATCTACCACAATACCACCGGTTGTGCCAATATCAATACCCGCTTCTCTGGCTAAATCTACATTGGGCATGATTCCTGCCGCCAAAAGGACCAAATCTGCTTTTATCTCTTCTTCTTTGATACTGACAGATTCGACCTCTTTTTCTCCATTTATGGCTTTAACCTTTTTTTGTGTAAAAATTGAAACCCCTAGATCTTCAAGCCGTTGCTCCACAATCTTTGCCATATCTTGATCAAGTAACTGATGCAAGACATAAGGCTTAAGCTCAACTATAGTAGTCTTTATCCCTCTTTTTATAAAGCCGGTGGCAACCTCCAATCCTATAAATCCACCACCAATGATTACCGCCTCCCTTGTCTTCTCTATGGCTTTATATAATTTAATTCCATCATTAAAATCTATCAGGGTGAAGACCCCATCAAGTTCAATGCCTGGTATCTTAAGTCTGAAAGGTTTCCTTCCCGTAGCAAGGACAAGCACATCGTAGCCTAGGATATCCCCCTCTTTGAAAAAGACATTGTTATTTGTCCTATCAATCAGGGTAACTTCCTTTCCAAATTTAAGCTTGACGCCACGGCTTTCTAACTTCTTATCAAAACCGGGGAAAAGCAGATTCTCGGGCTTTTCTACATCACCTGCCAAGACATAGGGCATACCACATGGGGAATAGGATGGATGGGTTTCTCTTTTGATAAGATAAACCTCAAAATTTTCTCCCTCCCTTCTTGAAAGTTCTCTGGCTACATTCCTGCCTGCAACCCCTCCACCAATGATTATCACCCTTTTTTTATCCTTCATCATCAAGCTCTACAATCCCTTTTACAAAAGCCGAAGTTATACAAAAACCTCATTGATGATGTCCTTTATTTGCTCTGCTGACTGAATGCTGGTAGTTGCCTTCACTACCCTGCCATTACAGTAATAAACAGTGAATGGTAGCCCCATAAATCCCCGACACTCTGGTAAATTCTTGATTACTTTAGCAGCAGGAATGTCAAAGTCCATATCCCGAAACTGAATATCAGGGTATTTTTCCTGTAAAACTTTCAGAATGTTGTATACTGGGATACACATCGGTCCCATCCTTCCGCAACATACAACAACCTTTTCATTATTCTCAATCAAGTCTTTAAGTTCTTCTTCGGTCTCAATATGAATTAAGTTAGTCTGAAGCATTTAATTTACCTCCTTATTCTTCTCTATTCTACATTCTATCATTTTCCTACCACTTTTTCAATAGAGCCAGAAATCGCTTTGTTTAATTGTGTGTTTAGCGAAGCTAAACACGTACTCACAGATCGTATTTTCCTTTTTGCTGGTTACTCCAACCAAAAGGTCAAACTCTCTTTTACACTCCTCACAAATATAAGTGTAGATTGGCATTTTACTTCACCTCCCTTAATAACAGTTTTTCCGCTGCATTTACAATTTTTGCCTTCTTGCAAAGGATATGGTCTGGGTACTTCTTTATAGGCAAAACAGCCATTTTATAAACCTATTGCATAAAGGATCAAGCCACACATCAGGCCAATTAAGAGGTTAATCAACTTTATCAATAAAGAATCCCTTATGGTATAAGACAAGAGTGGCAGCATCCCATGTCCATCCTGAACTATAGAACTTGCCAGCAACACCGAAAAAGGAATAACCCCTTGAGCAAACATCATCACAAAGATAAGATGTGGCCCAGACTCAGGCACTATTCCTATTAAAGAGGCAATAAGCAATACCCAAAACATATGTGCTTTAACAAAGGCTTCTAAGTTCCAGAATTTAAGTCCTATATCTACCACTAAGAGGGCAAAGAAGCTCCACAGAAATACCCGCCACATATGTTTTTTGACAATGTGAGTCCAGATATGGTGTTCTAAATAATGGTCAGAGACGGTAATTACAATAAATATAGCCAATGAAAATAAGGATATAAATGTAGTTCTCTCCCAATTCCAATTGGCTGGACCAATAATTCCTCCGGCAAAACCAAAGATAAAGAGAGCAAGTAGAGCTATTAAAAGAAATCTTACCAAAGTAATCTTTCTAAAATTTTCAAGTATTCCTTTTATCCCAAGGATTTTACATCCCTCTTCTTCTAAGTGTAACTCAGAGAGTTCGCAGATCTTGGATGGTTTAATCCTCAGAATGGGTGCTATCTTATCAATTACCCAGGCAGATACAATTCCTAAAATAAAGAGAATACCAAATAAGATTAAGGCTTGTTTAGGAAAGATTGCAAGCATCACAAAGGCCTCATCGCCGCAGGTAGCAATCATACTGCCAGTAATAGCCCCGAAGCTCAAAAGTCCATGGACATAGAAGGAAACATTCATAAATTCACCCAGACAGCCTGGTGTTGAGGCCAATGCTGAGGCTATTACATACTGTCTCCAATAACCACCCTTTAACCCAGAACTCATCTTGCCCTGTGTTAAGACCTCAATATAATCCACTAGCATCATCATCACAAAGACAAAGGCAGTGATCATCAAGGCATGATTTAGATTATGGGTTAGTATCTCCATTTTATATCCGATTTTTGATCTTTAAAGCCACGGATTAACTGTGGCTAATAAATTCACGAAGAATTTAAGGTTTTCCCCCCTTTTTAAATCTTCCTCCTGTCTTCATCGGGTCATCAGGATAACCTAATGCCTTAAAGTCAAGGGTCTTGCCACCGAAATGGCAGGCAGCACATTGTAAGGCCTTTTCTTTGGGACAAACCTCGTGGTGAATCCCAGAATACATCTCACAAGCCACAAATGTATATGTGCCACTATATTCTTGGCCTGCTGCCTTAGCCCCTTTTAGAAATTTTATTTTTCTATTTCCTAGATTAACATATATCTAAAAACCTTGTCAACCTAATTTACTTGTTTTTTTGCGATTAGGTTAAATTAAGGTGAGAGTATTAAAAGTGTGGTTAAACTGACTGACCAGCGAAAATGATGACACATCTTAAAATAAATCCACCTATCAGAACTCCAATAGCAGCAATGATTGCCGGCATAGCTTTATGATTCTTTACTTTTCTATAATATGCAGGAAGGAAGCCATAAAGTTCTAATAAGAATGGTATCAGAAGCCCAATAAGAACCACCCCAATCCAGACCCAGAGATAATAACCACCAGTAAAAAACACTCCAATAGCCTTAGCTCCTATATGAGCAATAATCTGCCAGCCAAGATATACACAGCCTAAAATAAAAATTTCTAAGCCTATTAAAAGAGCGTCAAGTAGTCCAAGAACTCCTAAGGCATGTCTTTCCTCACTATCCTTACTTCCAAAAAAGTAAGTGACCAGAATCAGTAATGCCATGCCGGTAGAGACTGCAGAGACATGGAATAGTAAAGGCATCAAGGGAGTACTCCAGAGGGGATTAAATGCACAGGCAGAGATTAAAACGCCAGTATATAGTCCTAATGCAGCTCCGGCAAAGAGTCCTATTACTCCTATCGGCCATCTGATTATCTTTCCTTCTTTAATTATCCAATTCAAAAGTTTACCTGCCAGATTACTACCAAATTTTTCTGCAAACCCCTTTGCCATCTTGGTTGTATCTGCCCACCACAAAAAGGCATAAGCAGTAGAGAGTACTCCAAATATGTTTAAAAATATCACACCTAAAGACATTACAGAAGTTAGGTTGAAATAGATAAGTAGATGCCAAAATCGAAGCGGT from bacterium includes the following:
- a CDS encoding FAD-dependent oxidoreductase, whose product is MMKDKKRVIIIGGGVAGRNVARELSRREGENFEVYLIKRETHPSYSPCGMPYVLAGDVEKPENLLFPGFDKKLESRGVKLKFGKEVTLIDRTNNNVFFKEGDILGYDVLVLATGRKPFRLKIPGIELDGVFTLIDFNDGIKLYKAIEKTREAVIIGGGFIGLEVATGFIKRGIKTTIVELKPYVLHQLLDQDMAKIVEQRLEDLGVSIFTQKKVKAINGEKEVESVSIKEEEIKADLVLLAAGIMPNVDLAREAGIDIGTTGGIVVDDTLHVRANGRFLSNVYALGDCIEVRDKITGSLCLCPLIEPAVLQARVATESILGENPQGVLDSLSPSITFIGGLEIGSVGITGLEAQRIGIKPITKKVTGRTREGYYPECKEMVVKLFAIEDRLIGAQVISEEDTKGVINEITALINAKVKLKDILYQERCYTPSLSSSPDAFKRAVEKMVGG
- a CDS encoding thioredoxin family protein — protein: MLQTNLIHIETEEELKDLIENNEKVVVCCGRMGPMCIPVYNILKVLQEKYPDIQFRDMDFDIPAAKVIKNLPECRGFMGLPFTVYYCNGRVVKATTSIQSAEQIKDIINEVFV
- a CDS encoding putative manganese transporter; its protein translation is MEILTHNLNHALMITAFVFVMMMLVDYIEVLTQGKMSSGLKGGYWRQYVIASALASTPGCLGEFMNVSFYVHGLLSFGAITGSMIATCGDEAFVMLAIFPKQALILFGILFILGIVSAWVIDKIAPILRIKPSKICELSELHLEEEGCKILGIKGILENFRKITLVRFLLIALLALFIFGFAGGIIGPANWNWERTTFISLFSLAIFIVITVSDHYLEHHIWTHIVKKHMWRVFLWSFFALLVVDIGLKFWNLEAFVKAHMFWVLLIASLIGIVPESGPHLIFVMMFAQGVIPFSVLLASSIVQDGHGMLPLLSYTIRDSLLIKLINLLIGLMCGLILYAIGL
- the nrfD gene encoding NrfD/PsrC family molybdoenzyme membrane anchor subunit translates to MEKEFTWGILIPIYLFLGGISGGIFIVSILADLSRKEAYQNIARFGAWIAPFPLLVGTLCLIFDLGRPLRFWHLLIYFNLTSVMSLGVIFLNIFGVLSTAYAFLWWADTTKMAKGFAEKFGSNLAGKLLNWIIKEGKIIRWPIGVIGLFAGAALGLYTGVLISACAFNPLWSTPLMPLLFHVSAVSTGMALLILVTYFFGSKDSEERHALGVLGLLDALLIGLEIFILGCVYLGWQIIAHIGAKAIGVFFTGGYYLWVWIGVVLIGLLIPFLLELYGFLPAYYRKVKNHKAMPAIIAAIGVLIGGFILRCVIIFAGQSV